The following proteins come from a genomic window of Pyxidicoccus sp. MSG2:
- a CDS encoding LysR substrate-binding domain-containing protein has product MSRDRLGLLLSPEHRLARLVKIWRRDLASGRVLLQPRQLHPRLHADILTAARTQGVTLHVTAEVLDLEALLALVVIGDAITFLTEKFWEPASQASLPWRPVEDLHTHLSEFVTWRAEDTDAPVGRALIESAREVSPILQGAADRTRSSKTARRKRRSKR; this is encoded by the coding sequence ATGAGCCGTGACCGACTCGGGCTGCTTCTCTCCCCTGAGCATCGACTCGCACGGCTCGTGAAGATCTGGCGTCGAGACCTCGCGAGCGGGCGCGTGCTACTCCAGCCACGTCAGCTCCATCCGCGGCTCCACGCGGACATCCTCACGGCGGCGCGCACACAGGGCGTGACGCTGCACGTGACGGCGGAGGTGCTCGACCTGGAGGCGCTCCTGGCCCTGGTCGTGATCGGCGACGCGATCACCTTCCTCACGGAGAAGTTCTGGGAACCCGCTTCGCAGGCCTCGTTGCCGTGGCGGCCCGTTGAAGACCTCCACACCCATCTGAGTGAGTTCGTCACATGGCGCGCGGAGGACACCGACGCGCCCGTAGGGCGAGCGCTGATCGAGAGCGCACGAGAAGTGAGCCCGATCCTGCAAGGCGCTGCGGACCGCACGCGCTCCTCCAAGACCGCCAGGCGAAAACGTCGCAGCAAGCGCTGA
- a CDS encoding GlxA family transcriptional regulator, whose translation MPSEPSVTRIAVLALDGCVASSVTGPLDVFAMANMLSREQGQGPRFAAELVSPRPGPIRSFHGLELAAARVPDPAEHFDVVLVPAAVGHVEGLVAEHAAAKWMVDQHARGAKLAAVCAGAFLLAETGLLEGREATTHWGLAQRFVASYPRVSLKPELLLVDLGDVLTAGGVTAYLDLCLHLVSKQASPELAALCAKMLLVEPGRRFQAPDAVHAAPRDHGDAAVLRAQEWLESHLEGPVTLAGAAGAASLGERTLLRRFRKATGDTPLDYVQRLRIEAARRLLETTPRTVEDISQAVGYADTTAFRRRFKARTGLTPDAYRRRFALR comes from the coding sequence ATGCCCTCGGAGCCTTCGGTGACTCGCATCGCGGTGCTGGCCCTGGACGGGTGTGTCGCCTCCAGCGTGACGGGCCCCCTGGACGTGTTCGCCATGGCGAACATGCTGAGCCGGGAGCAGGGTCAGGGGCCCCGCTTCGCCGCGGAGCTCGTGTCGCCGCGCCCCGGCCCCATCCGGAGCTTCCATGGGCTGGAGCTGGCGGCGGCGCGGGTGCCGGACCCCGCGGAGCACTTCGACGTCGTCCTCGTCCCCGCGGCGGTGGGCCACGTGGAGGGACTCGTGGCCGAGCACGCCGCCGCGAAATGGATGGTGGACCAGCACGCGCGAGGCGCGAAGCTGGCCGCCGTGTGCGCTGGGGCCTTCCTGCTCGCGGAGACGGGGCTCCTGGAGGGGCGGGAGGCCACCACCCACTGGGGCCTCGCCCAGCGATTCGTGGCGAGCTATCCGCGCGTGTCGCTCAAGCCCGAGCTGCTCCTGGTGGACCTCGGCGACGTGCTCACCGCGGGCGGAGTCACCGCCTACCTGGACCTCTGTCTTCATCTGGTTTCGAAGCAGGCCTCACCGGAGCTGGCCGCGCTCTGCGCCAAGATGCTCCTGGTGGAGCCCGGCCGCAGGTTCCAGGCGCCCGACGCGGTGCATGCCGCGCCCCGAGACCACGGAGACGCCGCCGTGCTGCGCGCGCAGGAGTGGCTGGAGTCCCACCTGGAAGGGCCGGTGACGCTGGCGGGGGCGGCAGGCGCCGCGAGCCTGGGGGAGAGGACCCTGCTGCGCCGCTTCCGCAAGGCCACCGGCGACACGCCCCTGGACTATGTCCAGCGCCTGCGAATCGAGGCCGCCCGCCGCCTGCTGGAGACCACCCCGCGCACCGTGGAGGACATCTCCCAGGCCGTAGGCTACGCGGACACCACTGCGTTCCGCCGCCGCTTCAAGGCGCGCACGGGCCTGACACCCGATGCGTACCGGCGGCGCTTCGCGCTGCGGTGA
- a CDS encoding serine/threonine protein kinase, which translates to MESEDLNPGSLPPGTQIGPWRLLEPRGRGTYGVVYRAEPAEPRAADSVALKLALYPGDGRFAREAELLFRIRHPAVPRLIDNGHWQPREGVTYAWFVMEWVEGLPLYEWAQAQRPSSRQVLQLLARLARALDATHAAGGLHRDVKGDNVRVRRADGLAFLMDFGSGHHLGAATLTWQIFPPGTPAYRAPEAWRFVLRSGTPPADPYPPGPADDLFALGVTAYRLVTGKYPPSTHPDDEDAWLWRPKELELWAARVCNPRCIPELSALVSRMLSPRPEVRGSAREMAEALEQAARSAGREADEPLFTGEEPRPAGLIPIFQRVTVRRPPRMRRWPWFAAAGLGGTLALSAGGLLSVSRPEEPATSHVAEQEESKDAGTVAVGDAALTAPVAPEKAPSVWTSIAVDIPPKPFQGQRRPDANGRCPKKEQVAINGGCWRKLPTDVQDCADEDGFFEYRGACYIPVMAKPRPATSGPAERDDSP; encoded by the coding sequence ATGGAGTCTGAAGACCTCAATCCGGGAAGCCTGCCCCCTGGGACGCAAATCGGTCCGTGGCGACTGCTGGAGCCGCGCGGCCGGGGCACCTACGGCGTCGTCTACCGCGCCGAGCCCGCCGAACCGCGGGCCGCGGACTCCGTGGCCCTCAAGCTGGCCCTGTACCCAGGGGATGGGCGCTTCGCACGTGAGGCCGAGCTGCTCTTCCGCATCCGCCACCCCGCCGTCCCCCGCCTGATAGACAATGGCCACTGGCAGCCCCGGGAGGGCGTGACGTACGCTTGGTTCGTCATGGAGTGGGTGGAGGGCCTGCCGCTTTATGAGTGGGCCCAGGCACAGCGCCCGTCTTCACGGCAGGTGCTTCAGCTTCTTGCAAGGCTGGCTCGAGCCCTGGACGCCACTCATGCGGCCGGAGGCCTCCACCGAGATGTGAAGGGTGACAACGTCCGCGTCCGGCGGGCAGACGGCCTGGCCTTCCTCATGGACTTCGGCTCCGGACACCACCTTGGGGCCGCCACGCTGACGTGGCAGATATTTCCTCCCGGCACTCCGGCCTACCGCGCGCCCGAGGCGTGGCGCTTCGTGCTCCGCTCCGGCACGCCCCCGGCTGACCCGTATCCGCCGGGGCCCGCGGATGACCTCTTCGCCCTGGGAGTGACGGCCTATCGACTGGTGACGGGGAAGTACCCACCGTCGACGCACCCGGATGATGAGGATGCCTGGCTCTGGCGCCCCAAGGAGCTGGAGCTCTGGGCGGCGCGAGTCTGCAACCCCCGCTGCATTCCGGAACTGAGCGCGCTGGTGTCACGGATGCTCTCGCCCCGCCCGGAGGTACGAGGGAGCGCTCGGGAGATGGCGGAAGCGCTCGAACAGGCCGCGCGCAGCGCAGGACGCGAGGCGGATGAGCCTCTCTTCACAGGAGAAGAGCCGCGGCCCGCGGGCCTCATTCCCATCTTTCAGCGCGTCACGGTGCGGCGCCCGCCTCGCATGCGGAGGTGGCCCTGGTTCGCGGCAGCTGGCCTCGGAGGCACACTGGCGCTGAGCGCCGGGGGGCTGCTGAGCGTGAGTCGCCCTGAGGAGCCCGCGACGTCCCACGTTGCGGAGCAGGAAGAGTCAAAAGATGCCGGCACCGTGGCCGTCGGGGACGCGGCACTGACGGCGCCGGTGGCACCCGAGAAAGCCCCTTCCGTGTGGACATCCATCGCGGTGGACATCCCACCGAAGCCCTTCCAAGGGCAGCGGCGTCCGGACGCCAATGGCCGCTGTCCCAAAAAGGAGCAGGTCGCGATCAACGGCGGTTGTTGGAGGAAGCTGCCCACGGACGTGCAGGACTGTGCTGATGAGGACGGCTTTTTTGAATACAGAGGCGCGTGCTACATCCCAGTCATGGCCAAGCCACGCCCTGCCACCTCCGGCCCGGCGGAGCGAGACGACAGTCCATAG
- a CDS encoding MIR domain-containing protein — MAVLLRVMCWNIAEGSMTGNLEGNATIPRLAEEIRALAPDVVFLNEVRNEKGFPFGNGVNQVIRLSELTGLPYRHWANTTELGLRGHKAVGILSRFPLGAATYHPVMMGNDATHFGTVESHFTVDSMNIQIFSTRFSPVHRGDPEFEWEQEHVENIAGHHQAAAMTAGRAPNIPIIFGGDFNAWPEENDDFHTAQYDHFMAHSSLTNTLPVPRPPATHPQDEAPGTPDFIYYRGPFSVRTVARRNPPNNPTDHPYVLAELQSPPQGFTVTYGSLVKLRHCAGGRALHSHPYNYVHTGTSGQQQVTAYEGYDDNDWWRIRGPHGTANDYQRTMPVSHGQIIRLNHRGTGRNLHSHSGHPSPVTGQQEVTCFGDNGNGDGNDNWRVEVEGGGAWTGGKRVRLIHVGTNHALHSHFGNSHTTWTRGQQEVTCYDGRDENDWWSVFSAVALDGNDPF; from the coding sequence ATGGCAGTGCTGTTGCGAGTGATGTGCTGGAACATCGCGGAAGGAAGCATGACGGGCAACCTGGAGGGCAACGCGACGATTCCCCGGCTGGCGGAGGAGATTCGCGCGCTGGCACCCGACGTCGTCTTCCTCAACGAGGTGCGGAACGAGAAGGGCTTCCCCTTCGGCAATGGCGTCAACCAGGTGATTCGCCTCTCGGAGCTGACGGGGCTGCCGTACCGGCACTGGGCGAACACCACCGAGCTCGGGCTTCGAGGGCACAAGGCGGTGGGCATCCTGTCGCGCTTCCCGCTCGGAGCGGCCACCTATCACCCGGTGATGATGGGTAATGACGCGACACACTTCGGGACGGTGGAGAGCCACTTCACCGTGGACAGCATGAACATCCAGATCTTCTCCACGCGCTTCAGCCCGGTTCATCGTGGCGACCCGGAGTTCGAGTGGGAGCAGGAGCACGTGGAGAACATCGCAGGCCACCATCAGGCCGCCGCGATGACGGCCGGGCGCGCCCCGAACATCCCCATCATCTTCGGGGGCGACTTCAACGCGTGGCCAGAAGAGAACGATGACTTCCACACGGCGCAGTACGACCACTTCATGGCGCACAGCTCGCTGACCAACACCCTGCCCGTGCCCCGGCCCCCGGCGACGCATCCGCAGGACGAGGCCCCGGGCACCCCCGACTTCATCTACTACCGGGGGCCGTTCTCCGTGAGGACGGTGGCGCGCAGGAATCCGCCGAACAACCCGACGGACCACCCCTATGTGCTGGCGGAATTGCAGTCGCCGCCGCAGGGCTTCACCGTCACGTATGGCAGCCTCGTCAAGCTGCGGCATTGCGCGGGGGGCCGGGCGCTGCACTCGCATCCGTACAACTACGTGCACACGGGCACGTCGGGCCAGCAGCAGGTGACGGCCTACGAGGGCTACGACGACAACGACTGGTGGCGCATCCGGGGGCCGCACGGCACCGCGAACGACTACCAGCGGACGATGCCGGTGTCTCATGGTCAAATCATCCGGCTGAACCACCGGGGCACGGGGCGCAACCTGCACAGCCACAGCGGGCATCCCTCGCCCGTCACCGGGCAGCAGGAGGTCACCTGCTTCGGGGACAACGGCAACGGCGACGGGAATGACAACTGGCGCGTCGAGGTGGAGGGCGGAGGCGCGTGGACCGGCGGCAAGCGGGTGCGGCTCATCCACGTGGGCACCAACCACGCGCTGCACTCGCACTTCGGGAACTCGCACACCACCTGGACGCGGGGCCAGCAGGAGGTGACCTGCTACGACGGGCGCGACGAGAACGACTGGTGGTCGGTGTTCTCCGCCGTCGCGCTGGACGGCAACGACCCCTTCTAG
- a CDS encoding TMEM175 family protein: MVKNRLEAFSDGVIAIIITIMVLELKVPHGTELADLQPLIPVFFSYVLSFIYVGIYWNNHHHLLHTIDHVSGGMLWANLHLLFWLSLIPFATGWMGENHFSSVPLALYGFMLLMCAVAWLLLQRSMVKTHDRKSPLAVAVGRDIKGKISPVLYVVGIVSAFFNEHFSEAVYVLVALMWLVPDRRFERASHGT; this comes from the coding sequence ATGGTCAAAAACAGACTCGAAGCCTTCAGCGACGGCGTCATCGCCATCATCATCACCATCATGGTGCTCGAGCTCAAGGTTCCGCACGGCACCGAGCTGGCCGATCTGCAGCCGCTGATTCCGGTCTTCTTCAGCTATGTGCTCAGCTTCATCTACGTCGGCATCTACTGGAACAACCACCATCACCTCCTGCACACCATCGACCATGTCAGCGGCGGCATGCTGTGGGCGAACCTGCACCTGCTGTTCTGGCTGTCGCTGATTCCCTTCGCCACCGGCTGGATGGGCGAGAACCATTTCTCGTCCGTGCCGCTGGCGCTCTACGGTTTCATGCTGCTGATGTGCGCCGTCGCCTGGTTGCTGCTGCAACGCTCCATGGTCAAAACGCACGACAGGAAATCCCCCCTGGCGGTGGCGGTCGGGCGCGACATCAAAGGCAAGATTTCGCCGGTGCTCTATGTTGTCGGCATCGTCAGCGCCTTCTTCAATGAACATTTTTCCGAGGCAGTCTATGTGCTGGTTGCACTGATGTGGCTGGTGCCCGATCGTCGTTTCGAGAGGGCAAGCCATGGAACATGA
- a CDS encoding PAS domain S-box protein, translating to MSLEPRDGRERLEGLLSWAPLGIAVLDSELRFVELNDRLVAMQLMATTGQLRKAYLGRRAHEVLRPSPAAEQFIRRARQVLDTGQSVEHEVLAFESPARPERRNIYCISFHPVRREGAATELYSFVEDVTERHQLQEQQRELLVSERAARAHAEAAAQALGESEARYRAILAALDEGIVVQGRQGDIITANASAERILGLTLDQLTGRTSMDPRWRAIHEDGSPFAGDEHPAMVALRTGEPVRSVSMGVHRPDGTLIWLSINAQPLHHPGEEEPAMAVASFFDVSEFKRVMQSIYLSEQRFRSLVEATTQMVWTTDADGVVRQESRSWMAYTGQDPKKATSPLGWLEAVHPDDRLQTLEQWRRAVARREPLRMENRVRRHDGEYRQFLVRAVPVFAPDGSLREWIGAYTDISEARQAESERVRLLREAEEAVRVRDEFLTVAAHELRTPLTSLRLQLQLLLRQLALGSPELATKLASRSEALERQVGRLAGLIYTLLDVSRLTAGRLTLEPREVDLGLLVEQVSQAFRDEFQRMGITLTVRDAGQPLVGLWDPLRVEQVVGNLLSNAVRYGAGTPVEVRLGREGDMAMVTVKDQGIGISQDDLSRIFGKFERAVSERHYGGLGLGLYITRQIVDAMNGSIQVESSPGQGATFTVRLPLSRPTG from the coding sequence ATGTCGCTGGAACCGCGAGACGGCAGGGAGAGGCTCGAGGGGCTGCTGTCATGGGCTCCGCTGGGCATCGCGGTCCTGGACTCGGAGCTGCGCTTCGTGGAGCTCAATGACCGGCTGGTGGCCATGCAGCTGATGGCCACCACCGGCCAGCTTCGCAAGGCCTACCTGGGCAGGCGCGCACACGAAGTGCTCCGGCCCTCGCCCGCCGCCGAGCAGTTCATCCGCCGCGCACGCCAGGTGCTCGACACGGGCCAGTCCGTGGAGCACGAGGTGCTGGCCTTCGAATCTCCGGCGCGGCCGGAGAGACGGAACATCTACTGCATCAGCTTCCACCCGGTGCGCCGTGAGGGCGCCGCCACCGAGCTGTACTCCTTCGTGGAGGACGTCACCGAGCGGCACCAGCTCCAGGAGCAGCAGCGGGAGCTGCTGGTGAGCGAGCGCGCCGCCCGGGCTCACGCGGAGGCCGCGGCCCAGGCGCTCGGCGAGAGCGAGGCACGCTACCGGGCCATCCTGGCCGCGCTCGACGAGGGCATCGTCGTGCAGGGCCGGCAGGGGGACATCATCACCGCCAACGCGAGCGCCGAGCGCATCCTCGGGCTGACGTTGGACCAGCTGACGGGCCGCACCTCCATGGACCCGCGGTGGCGGGCCATCCACGAGGACGGCTCGCCCTTCGCTGGGGACGAGCATCCGGCCATGGTGGCACTGCGCACCGGCGAGCCGGTGAGGAGTGTCTCCATGGGGGTTCATCGGCCCGACGGCACGCTCATCTGGCTTTCCATCAATGCCCAGCCGCTGCACCACCCTGGAGAGGAGGAACCCGCCATGGCGGTCGCCTCCTTCTTCGACGTCTCCGAGTTCAAGAGGGTGATGCAGAGCATCTACCTGAGCGAGCAGCGCTTCCGCTCGCTGGTGGAGGCCACCACGCAGATGGTGTGGACGACGGACGCCGACGGCGTGGTCCGGCAGGAATCCCGGAGCTGGATGGCCTACACCGGGCAGGACCCGAAGAAGGCCACGTCCCCCCTGGGCTGGCTCGAGGCCGTGCACCCCGATGACCGGCTGCAGACCCTGGAACAGTGGCGGCGGGCGGTGGCGCGCAGGGAGCCCCTGCGGATGGAGAACCGCGTACGCCGCCACGACGGCGAGTACCGCCAGTTCCTGGTGCGGGCCGTGCCGGTGTTCGCCCCGGATGGCTCCCTGCGGGAGTGGATTGGCGCGTACACGGACATCAGCGAGGCAAGGCAGGCGGAGAGCGAGCGCGTGCGCCTGTTGCGGGAGGCCGAGGAGGCCGTGCGGGTGCGGGACGAGTTCCTCACCGTGGCCGCGCACGAGCTGCGCACGCCGCTGACGAGCCTGCGACTGCAACTGCAGCTCCTGCTGCGGCAGCTCGCCCTCGGCAGCCCCGAGCTGGCCACGAAGCTCGCCTCCCGCTCCGAGGCCCTGGAGCGGCAGGTCGGCCGGCTCGCCGGGCTCATCTACACGCTGCTGGACGTGTCCCGGCTGACGGCGGGGCGGCTGACCCTGGAGCCGAGGGAGGTCGACCTGGGCCTCCTGGTGGAGCAGGTCTCACAGGCCTTCCGCGACGAGTTCCAGCGGATGGGCATCACCCTCACCGTGCGGGACGCCGGGCAGCCGCTGGTGGGGTTGTGGGACCCGCTGCGGGTGGAACAGGTGGTGGGGAACCTGCTGAGCAACGCCGTGCGCTACGGCGCGGGCACGCCGGTGGAGGTGCGGCTCGGGCGGGAGGGGGACATGGCCATGGTGACGGTGAAGGACCAGGGCATCGGCATCTCCCAGGACGACCTGTCGCGCATCTTCGGCAAGTTCGAGCGCGCCGTGTCGGAGCGGCACTACGGCGGGCTCGGGCTGGGGCTCTACATCACCCGGCAGATAGTCGACGCGATGAACGGCTCCATCCAGGTGGAGTCCAGCCCCGGCCAGGGCGCCACCTTCACGGTGCGCCTGCCCCTCTCGCGACCCACGGGCTAG
- a CDS encoding glycoside hydrolase family 25 protein, with the protein MNHVTRPLGLMLSTLVLAACTSPSAPARESLEAQAPSVAPAPEAKAPEAKTPEAKTPEATAPEAAALVATPTAEPAKGQVAKAWVQGVDVSRYQPTVKWNELKGKAAFVFVKATETTGEVDPRFKTHWSGAKKAGLPRGAYHFFHPKEDVDKQVANFTRHLKPDPGELPPVVDVEEFKKEYDGFTCAQLAEKLQHFSQGVEKELGRKPMIYTNHVTWSTNFCDHPYFVDHPLWLAAYTNQAEPRLPKGWTRWQFWQFTEKGQVEGIDGQVDQSYFNGNAEELKGLFAMAKAN; encoded by the coding sequence ATGAACCACGTGACAAGACCCCTGGGACTGATGCTGAGCACCCTGGTGCTCGCGGCCTGCACCTCACCGAGCGCCCCCGCGCGCGAATCCCTGGAGGCGCAGGCGCCCTCCGTGGCACCGGCTCCCGAAGCGAAGGCTCCTGAAGCGAAGACTCCTGAAGCGAAGACTCCCGAAGCGACGGCGCCCGAAGCCGCTGCTCTTGTCGCCACGCCCACCGCCGAGCCCGCGAAGGGCCAGGTGGCCAAGGCCTGGGTGCAGGGAGTCGACGTCTCCCGCTATCAGCCGACGGTGAAGTGGAACGAGCTCAAGGGCAAGGCCGCCTTCGTCTTCGTGAAGGCGACGGAGACGACGGGCGAGGTGGACCCGCGCTTCAAGACGCACTGGAGTGGGGCCAAGAAGGCGGGGCTGCCCCGGGGCGCCTACCACTTCTTCCACCCGAAGGAGGACGTGGACAAGCAGGTGGCCAACTTCACGCGGCACCTGAAGCCCGACCCCGGTGAGCTGCCTCCCGTCGTGGACGTGGAGGAGTTCAAGAAGGAGTACGACGGCTTCACCTGCGCGCAGCTCGCGGAGAAGCTCCAGCACTTCTCCCAGGGCGTGGAGAAGGAGCTCGGCCGCAAGCCGATGATCTACACAAACCACGTGACGTGGAGCACCAACTTCTGCGACCACCCGTACTTCGTGGACCACCCGCTCTGGCTCGCCGCGTACACGAACCAGGCCGAGCCCCGGCTCCCCAAGGGGTGGACGCGCTGGCAGTTCTGGCAGTTCACGGAGAAAGGCCAGGTGGAGGGCATCGACGGGCAGGTCGACCAGAGCTACTTCAACGGCAACGCGGAGGAGCTCAAGGGTCTCTTCGCCATGGCGAAGGCGAATTAG
- a CDS encoding DNA gyrase subunit B: MTEGNVLEHSNILSTRMRPGMSVGDTGARGLHQLVHFMLDGVYSDARRGTCRDFTLEVDSDGALSVFATGRFAPPAELAEVVLGRVGQKMFRWMDWGRDSMIHDWGWGVGLPVALALSSRYEMDSWDGARQWHLSGVEGRPSGEPREVQPPEPLPIATEKGVRIRLVPDATLFDTTVFDAEKLSRRCRELAFLAPGVRARFTDHRTGESTRLHYAGGISERLLELTADVPRRHPEPLAFDVEWEGFRVRCSLQWCEAESGLWSYANTARTRGDGVHVDGVILALREALSVLTGEPVHVFSRARLERELRAIIAVDGSEDRLNFEGATRDRLLAIDGLGEAVNDLLRPRMVEALREHPLTSWLVTHGRVRPRPAVVTKRRPRD; encoded by the coding sequence GTGACGGAGGGCAATGTGCTGGAACACTCCAACATTCTTTCCACCCGCATGCGGCCGGGGATGTCCGTCGGGGACACGGGCGCCCGTGGGTTGCACCAGCTCGTCCACTTCATGCTGGATGGGGTCTACTCGGACGCGCGACGAGGGACCTGCCGGGACTTCACGCTGGAGGTGGACTCGGATGGCGCCCTCTCCGTCTTCGCCACCGGCCGCTTCGCGCCCCCGGCGGAGCTGGCCGAGGTGGTGCTGGGACGCGTCGGGCAAAAGATGTTCCGATGGATGGATTGGGGCCGGGACAGCATGATTCATGACTGGGGCTGGGGCGTCGGCCTGCCCGTCGCCCTCGCGCTTTCGTCCCGCTACGAGATGGACAGTTGGGACGGAGCGCGACAGTGGCACCTGTCCGGAGTCGAGGGCCGTCCGTCGGGTGAGCCCCGGGAGGTCCAGCCGCCGGAGCCGCTGCCCATCGCCACCGAGAAGGGCGTCCGCATCCGCCTCGTCCCCGATGCCACCCTCTTCGACACGACGGTGTTCGACGCGGAGAAGCTCTCGCGCCGCTGCAGGGAGCTGGCGTTCCTGGCCCCCGGGGTGCGCGCCCGGTTCACGGACCACCGGACGGGAGAGAGCACGCGGCTGCACTATGCAGGAGGCATCTCCGAGCGGCTCCTGGAGCTCACCGCGGACGTGCCGCGCCGCCATCCCGAGCCGCTGGCCTTCGACGTCGAGTGGGAGGGTTTCCGAGTTCGGTGTTCGCTCCAGTGGTGTGAGGCCGAGAGCGGCCTGTGGTCCTACGCCAACACGGCGCGGACGCGCGGGGACGGCGTGCACGTGGACGGTGTCATCCTGGCCCTCCGGGAGGCCCTCTCCGTGCTCACGGGAGAGCCGGTCCACGTCTTCTCCCGGGCCAGACTCGAGCGCGAGCTGCGAGCCATCATCGCCGTGGATGGCTCGGAGGACCGGCTGAACTTCGAGGGGGCCACCAGGGACCGGCTGCTCGCCATCGACGGCCTGGGGGAGGCCGTGAACGACCTGCTCCGTCCCCGGATGGTGGAGGCCCTGCGGGAACACCCCCTGACATCCTGGCTCGTGACACACGGGCGGGTCCGGCCCCGGCCCGCCGTCGTGACGAAGCGCCGGCCGCGCGACTGA
- a CDS encoding cysteine hydrolase family protein, whose protein sequence is MEKTLENTALLLIDIQNDYFPGGRFELDRSDAAAVQARAALDFFRERNLPVIHVQHISMQPGATFFLPGTPGAEIHPRVEPRPGEAVVLKHFPNSFRETDLQERLRALGVKRLVVTGMMTLMCVDATVRAAADLGYAVTVLHDACAARSLEHNGQSVPAPQVHAAFLAALGMAYAQVVSTADFVAQAGD, encoded by the coding sequence ATGGAGAAGACCTTGGAGAACACCGCGCTGCTGCTCATCGACATCCAGAATGACTACTTCCCGGGAGGGCGGTTCGAGCTGGACCGCTCCGACGCCGCGGCGGTCCAGGCCCGAGCGGCCCTGGACTTCTTCCGGGAGCGAAACCTGCCGGTCATCCACGTGCAGCACATCTCGATGCAGCCGGGGGCGACGTTCTTCCTCCCGGGAACGCCGGGCGCGGAGATTCATCCCCGGGTCGAGCCCCGGCCGGGTGAGGCGGTGGTGCTCAAGCACTTCCCCAACAGCTTCCGGGAGACGGACCTCCAGGAGCGCCTGCGGGCGCTGGGAGTGAAGCGCCTGGTGGTGACGGGCATGATGACGCTCATGTGCGTGGACGCCACGGTGCGCGCGGCGGCGGACCTGGGCTACGCCGTCACGGTGCTCCACGATGCGTGCGCGGCCCGGAGCCTGGAACACAACGGCCAGAGCGTGCCCGCGCCGCAGGTCCACGCCGCGTTCCTCGCCGCGCTCGGCATGGCCTATGCCCAGGTGGTCTCCACCGCCGACTTCGTGGCCCAGGCCGGAGACTGA
- a CDS encoding DUF4261 domain-containing protein encodes MRVSFVLLSMAVPLDGEAISRSHLELSSEATRLVPEETLEDGITSLRLQDGSGDVILAPVPVPIPTGEVEASAALSLASFASMPGLAPHAAHVIVTFRDEARRAPAAEALVLAQVTAAVAHATGAVGVYWGMGHVAHPAEFFIDAVRDLDLPLPALIGLSIVRDGKGLSVLSVGMEQFELPNMLVLADKAQGGEVIKFLFDMQGYVLKRGKALPDGDTVGRTAEERLRVRYVPSPTDASAQVVQVDMRKPGLWARARQFLHN; translated from the coding sequence ATGCGTGTCTCCTTCGTCCTTCTCTCCATGGCAGTGCCCCTGGATGGCGAGGCCATCTCTCGCAGCCACCTCGAGCTGTCTTCCGAAGCCACGCGGCTCGTCCCGGAGGAGACGCTGGAGGACGGCATCACGAGCCTGCGCCTGCAGGACGGCTCGGGAGACGTCATCCTCGCGCCCGTCCCGGTCCCCATCCCGACGGGCGAGGTCGAGGCGTCAGCGGCCCTGAGCCTCGCGTCCTTCGCGTCGATGCCCGGGCTCGCGCCGCATGCCGCGCACGTCATCGTGACGTTCAGGGACGAGGCCCGGCGCGCACCGGCCGCCGAGGCGCTGGTACTTGCCCAGGTGACGGCGGCCGTGGCGCACGCCACCGGAGCGGTCGGGGTGTACTGGGGCATGGGCCACGTGGCGCATCCCGCCGAGTTCTTCATCGATGCCGTGCGTGACCTGGACCTCCCCTTGCCCGCGCTCATTGGCCTGAGCATCGTGCGCGACGGAAAGGGACTGAGCGTCCTGAGCGTGGGGATGGAGCAGTTCGAACTGCCGAACATGCTCGTGCTCGCCGACAAGGCCCAGGGCGGCGAGGTCATCAAGTTCCTTTTCGACATGCAGGGCTACGTCCTCAAGCGCGGGAAGGCGCTGCCGGATGGCGACACGGTGGGCCGCACCGCCGAGGAGCGCTTGCGGGTGCGCTATGTGCCGTCCCCCACCGACGCCTCCGCGCAGGTGGTCCAGGTGGACATGCGAAAGCCCGGGCTCTGGGCGCGCGCCCGCCAGTTCCTGCACAACTGA